In Carassius auratus strain Wakin chromosome 49, ASM336829v1, whole genome shotgun sequence, one DNA window encodes the following:
- the LOC113065992 gene encoding uncharacterized protein LOC113065992 has product MCQATSTILKIVLGDARPVQLQSCQCTCVAGTAVCNHVAALLYQTAHYCQLSITSVPPTHSCTETEQKWHKPRSMGVKPGLVNDMVILSARPKERKLMEGIRSNLYKGVSSALPELSTLRVDEVYHDVPSDVAPLITTMAMDINVPLVDSAFGKVQEGSVLSYHMPAKRVPKTCPHTDAPSPPQLPLQGYRLGPATCSFVCTEHQQHHMMSLETTLENAHKIANSTKEQSSCIEWHQLRRPRITSSKFREVCHTRAQSSAENLAKRLLRPSHQTADMRRGLDMEPAAVEEYCRVREVNHYPCGFLIHPDAPWMGSSPDGIVYDPKGQTVFGLVEIKCPNVASYVDCPYIKISEGTHTLRKSHSYFWQIQGQMLISGLDWCDFVVYTQEDMFIQRIPRDNEITKTMKVKIDFFYFYCYLFASLNN; this is encoded by the exons ATGTGTCAAGCTACATCCACAATTTTGAAG ATTGTGCTTGGGGATGCCCGTCCTGTGCAGCTACAAAGCTGCCAGTGTACCTGTGTggcaggtacagctgtgtgtaatCATGTGGCAGCACTGTTGTACCAGACTGCACATTATTGCCAGCTTAGCATCACCTCTGTTCCCCCAACACACAGCTGCACAGAGACTGAACAGAAGTGGCATAAGCCAAGATCCATG GGTGTTAAACCTGGTCTTGTAAATGACATGGTGATTCTTTCAGCCAGACCCAAGGAACGAAAACTGATGGAAGGCATTAg GAGCAACTTGTATAAGGGTGTCAGTTCAGCTCTGCCTGAACTTTCCACACTCAGGGTGGATGAAGTCTACCATGATGTTCCAAGTGATGTGGCTCCACTGATAACAACTATGGCTATGGACATTAATGTTCCTCTGGTTGACTCTGCATTTGGAAAAGTGCAAGAAGGAAGTGTGTTATCCTATCATATGCCAGCAAAAAGAGTTCCAAAAACCTGTCCCCACACAGATGCTCCTTCTCCCCCACAGCTGCCACTTCAGGGTTACAGGCTGGGACCCGCTACCTGCTCTTTTGTCTGCACTGAACATCAGCAGCACCACATGATGTCCCTGGAAACAACATTAGAGAACGCACACAAAATTGCCAACAGCACAAAAGAGCAGAGTTCCTGCATCGAGTGGCACCAACTGAGGCGGCCCCGCATCACCTCCTCCAAGTTCAGAGAGGTATGTCACACCAGGGCACAGAGCTCTGCTGAAAATCTTGCCAAAAGACTTCTGAGACCTAGCCATCAGACTGCCGACATGAGGAGGGGGCTTGACATGGAACCTGCAGCAGTAGAGGAGTACTGCAGAGTAAGGGAGGTTAACCACTATCCCTGCGGCTTTCTTATCCACCCTGATGCACCCTGGATGGGGTCATCACCTGATGGCATTGTGTACGATCCAAAGGGGCAGACAGTGTTTGGCCTTGTTGAAATTAAATGCCCCAATGTTGCAAGCTATGTTGACTGCCCATATATTAAGATCAGTGAGGGCACACACACATTAAGGAAATCTCATTCCTACTTTTGGCAAATCCAGGGCCAGATGTTGATTTCTGGTTTAGACTGGTGTGACTTTGTTGTCTACACACAGGAGGACATGTTTATTCAGAGGATTCCCAGAGACAATGAAATCACAAAAACAATGAAAgtaaaaattgattttttttatttttattgttacctCTTTGCTTCCCTAAATAATTAG